The window ttttgaataaatatgcaaatcaTAAAGATTGGGACAAGTCAAAGCCTTCTCCAGCATTCGCTCATTTGTTAAGTCGCAACTTCCTACAATGAGAATAGTACATTCCCGTATCTTGTTCCAGTTCATAATGACATTCATGATAGCTGACAAGCTTTCATTATCGTGTATACTTGCTCCAAAAATCCTGAGATTCTTCATTCGGTCCATACATTTAAGTTCATGGCATCTGCTATGAAAGTATAGTAGAGTCTCCAAATTGTCTACTCCCTCATCCAATCTTACTCGATAACTTCCAGCATTTTCATTTCCATAGAAAGGAAGTATCAAGTGTTTTAATCGCAACATCTCTTTAAAAACATTTGGAACTTCAACATCCCATGAAAGTGTTAAATCAAGGGTATCCAAGTATACCAAATTCCTCATGGATGACGGTAGCTTATCAAGTTCACATTCTTCTAAACACAAACGTCTAAGGTGAACAAGTTTAGTGATTCCTCTCGGTAACTTTCCCGCCGCAAATTTGAATCTCAGGATAACTAGATCTCtcagaaatttgaatttctgaaAATCAATTATACTTTGTGGGGGAAACTCAACAACATCTGATCCTACGACATTGGATAATCGAATAGACCTTATATGCTCCCTAGTATCTTCTCCACAAGCAACTATAAGCTCATGCTCGACTTCACTTCTGAAATCGATTGCCAGATGTTGTAGCTTCCTGTAGTAAGGTACTAAGTTTCCCACCTTTATACTCCAAACTCTGCACACCAAAATGCtccctttttcccaatttCAAACATAGTTATTGTTTCTGCTTGAGAcatcataatcataataaatttCAACTTGAACAATAGACCTGGAGGCTAACTCACTTAAGTACAGCTCAGCGATGTCAATTAAAGTGTCCTCCTTTTCTCCAATATTCTCATATGAAATCATGCCTTGTGCTATCCACATGGTATATAGTTCCAAAGCACCTATGGTTTCATCCTCGTTGAAGATACCCAAATAGAGAAAGCAAGGCTTCAAATAATAGGGTAAACTTTCATAGCTTAAATTCAGCACTCCATCAATCTGCTCTTCAACTCCATATATGGCTGCTTTGATGTGCTCATTTACTGATTCCCACTCAACAAtcgattttttctctctcaaaaccCCACCGAGTAAACAAATTGCCAATGGCAAGTAACCACATTTTTGTAACATTTCtttcccaattttttcaaatctttCTGCCAATGCAAAGtctgcatatatatattggaGTAACAATAAATGACAATCAATTGAATAGTGCAACTGACTAAGAAAGCGTTCttataagtattttaaaactaaGTGTTCAAGACCTTAAAaactaattcaaattatttggCAAAATAAGCTTATAAACAAActactcaaaaataaaattttcaaatcaatttatattttttaacaatttataaGCAATGGCAAATTTACGAAAATTGTATTCgaatatttacttttaattcCATTTCCTTATAAATGTATCTCTATTATGACTATAGTTATTTCGCTGGCTTATAAGCTCAATTATCCACATATTTTCGATAATTTCAAATCTATTGATAATAT is drawn from Salvia hispanica cultivar TCC Black 2014 chromosome 6, UniMelb_Shisp_WGS_1.0, whole genome shotgun sequence and contains these coding sequences:
- the LOC125195437 gene encoding disease resistance RPP8-like protein 3, producing the protein MLQKCGYLPLAICLLGGVLREKKSIVEWESVNEHIKAAIYGVEEQIDGVLNLSYESLPYYLKPCFLYLGIFNEDETIGALELYTMWIAQGMISYENIGEKEDTLIDIAELYLSELASRVWSIKVGNLVPYYRKLQHLAIDFRSEVEHELIVACGEDTREHIRSIRLSNVVGSDVVEFPPQSIIDFQKFKFLRDLVILRFKFAAGKLPRGITKLVHLRRLCLEECELDKLPSSMRNLVYLDTLDLTLSWDVEVPNVFKEMLRLKHLILPFYGNENAGSYRVRLDEGVDNLETLLYFHSRCHELKCMDRMKNLRIFGASIHDNESLSAIMNVIMNWNKIRECTILIVGSCDLTNERMLEKALTCPNLYDLHIYSKIGKELAECGSNLLSSKLRCLDLNDCEIEDDPMGILGKLPWLAKLELCQKSFVGEEMTCPTNSFLRLKILALRELPALREWRVEAGAMPLLSELTIEECYCLEMVPKGLCAISTLQTLVIERMPELSKRISPSGEDFHEVCHVPSILISFLTFPFFNFDVNTP